A stretch of the Lolium perenne isolate Kyuss_39 chromosome 3, Kyuss_2.0, whole genome shotgun sequence genome encodes the following:
- the LOC127343189 gene encoding uncharacterized protein has protein sequence MHRPRGPHRPWSDGLPPELLRVILLNLTCLADRVYFSAVCRPWRSAASGPDAPPRQLPWLLLPSPAAPSFFSLHSGATRRLYLPEKVRGARLCGSHDGGWVALAFDRWRGYAAVNLLSGARVLLPDRLRTNLPNLHGNGDCEHPMFIHTIIFSEAPSTKGCLAAAHVSSAFNIAFWRPGMDGHWVAYQHAVDVIQDMIYFKSKLKEGFHILSNTEDVVVYTPNGGPSAPLVMSRSSYQVQKRPDYKSDDLNLSRYLVESRGKLLMVLRQLKECRDPKGSPTFRFRIFEMNHGIAPGGGSVVSWVELHTLPGRLLLLGRGCSRAFEVSQFNRLEVGHIYYSDDTRFNISLALKSGSMHSSTDMGVDVQKKLNRRKRTWRFPRQFTSECYPIWFAP, from the coding sequence ATGCACCGCCCTCGTGGACCGCACCGGCCATGGTCGGACGGCCTCCCACCCGAGCTCCTCCGCGTCATCCTCCTCAACCTGACCTGCCTAGCCGACCGTGTCTACTTTTCTGCTGTCTGCCGACCGTGGCGCTCCGCCGCGAGTGGACCGGACGCCCCGCCGCGCCAGCTCCCTTGGCTCCTCCTCCCGTCCCCCGCCGCGCCCTCCTTTTTCAGCCTCCACTCCGGCGCCACTCGCCGCCTATACCTCCCGGAGAAGGTCCGCGGCGCGCGCCTATGCGGCTCCCACGATGGCGGCTGGGTCGCCCTCGCGTTCGACCGGTGGAGAGGGTATGCGGCCGTGAACCTCCTGTCCGGCGCGAGGGTTCTGCTCCCTGACAGGCTCAGGACCAACCTTCCCAACTTGCACGGGAACGGCGACTGCGAGCACCCCATGTTCATTCATACCATCATCTTCTCGGAGGCGCCCTCGACAAAGGGCTGCCTTGCTGCTGCACATGTCTCCAGCGCCTTCAACATCGCGTTCTGGCGGCCCGGGATGGACGGGCACTGGGTTGCGTACCAGCATGCTGTGGATGTGATCCAGGACATGATCTATTTCAAGAGCAAGCTGAAGGAAGGTTTCCATATCCTGTCAAACACAGAGGATGTTGTTGTGTACACACCCAACGGCGGCCCAAGCGCCCCTCTGGTGATGTCTCGGAGCTCCTACCAGGTCCAGAAGCGCCCTGATTACAAGTCTGACGATCTCAACTTGTCCCGCTATCTGGTGGAGTCCCGTGGAAAACTGCTGATGGTTCTGCGGCAACTCAAGGAGTGTCGGGATCCCAAGGGGAGTCCCACGTTTAGGTTCAGAATCTTCGAGATGAACCATGGGATTGCTCCCGGCGGGGGTTCTGTAGTTTCCTGGGTGGAGCTCCACACTCTTCCTGGTCGGTTGCTCTTACTTGGCCGAGGCTGCTCCAGGGCATTTGAGGTGTCTCAGTTCAACAGGCTCGAAGTGGGTCACATCTATTATTCGGACGATACTAGATTCAACATATCATTGGCACTAAAGAGTGGCAGTATGCATTCCAGTACTGATATGGGCGTGGATGTTCAGAAAAAACTCAATCGCAGGAAGCGCACTTGGCGCTTTCCGCGACAATTTACTTCAGAGTGCTATCCAATCTGGTTTGCACCCTGA